DNA sequence from the Candidatus Bathyarchaeota archaeon genome:
TTGCTTGCAGTACTAAAGCAAACACAACCATTACCGTTGCTGAATATCCGCTTTCGATGAAAAAACCAAAAATGACTCCGCTTGCCAACGTACCTATGCCCAGAATAGTGTTAAAGACACCATACGCTGTGCCTCTCCTTCCAAGTGGAACAAACGCGCACACGGCAGCGCGATAGATTGATTCTTGCATGCCCAGCACAAGGCCAAACATTACGCATGCGGCAACGATGCCTGCTAGACCACCCAGAGAGACAAAAAGGATGGGAAACACTGACAGCGTAAACGGTAAGGCAAGAAGCTTGATTCCCAGCTTATCAAACAAGTGTCCAGAAACTAAAGCCATCGGCGCATCTACACCTTGCACAATTACATACAATAGAGGCACTATCCATGCTTGACCTAGAGGTTGGAGAATTAAAGACCCAGAGAAGAGTATGAGTGCAACTGGAATAAGCCCTAAAGTGTTTAAGAAAACTGCAAGGCAATATAACCAGAAGCTACGAGTGAGCGGTGCGCGTTCTTGTTTGGCGTTTTTTGCTTCGGCTTCAACGTTTTTTCCAACTTTTCTATAGGTGTAGGCTATCACTATCATCATTAAAACGTAGGGAATTATGAGAAGCCCAAACGCCACTTGATAATTATTTGCGGTGAAAAACAATACGGCGGCAAAGAGCAGGGGACCTAAAATGCCGCCAATTTGGTCTATTGCTTCGTGAATTCCGAATGCTTTTCCCGAACCAACGTTCTTGCCGATTACAGAAACAACCGTGTCTCTTGGTGGCGACCTCAAAGCTTTCCCCAGTCTTTCTAGCAGAATGAGAACGATTACTAGTTCAAGGCTGTAGGTTAAGCCTATGAGCGGTATTGCAAGGATTAACCCGTATCCTGCGAATATGAAGACCCAATAGGCTTTGCTTTTGTCCGCCAATGTTCCGCTGATTAGTCTTGCACCGTAGCCTAAGAATTCTCCTGCGCCGCTTACGATGCCAACCATAACCGCTGAGGCGCCAAGAAACATTAAGTAGTCAGGGGCGATTCCTCTGCCTGACTCATAAACAATGTCTCCCAGCATGCTCACAAGCCCTAATGTGAGGATGGCGAGGTAGGCTGTTCTCTTAGAAATTTTAGTATCAGCCAAGCATACCCCGCCTTTTATCATCTTTAGTTTGAGTCATTTTATCAGAAACAAGCTTTGTCTATACAACATATATATCTTGAATGCTTACTATCCCGTTGTCTCCTACAATATGTTTTAGTTCAGGCAGTAACGGTTCAAGTTTTGACTGCTCATCTATGACTTCGATAATCAGGGGCATGTTTACTGTGACGCCTTCCAGTTTTAGAGCGGACTTTCCTCGTTTCCCAAACCCGTTTACTCCAGTCCAAACGGTAGCGCCAGCAACCCCTGATTTCTGCAATAAATCCATTATTAGTGTTTGTAGACGTTTACCGCCGACTTCATCATTTTTCTTGAATACAATTTTGACGCTCCACATTTTCATTCTCATTTCAACACAAGCTCCATCATACCTGTACCTAACAATCTGCCACCGATTACAGCTACAAAAGATAAGCCAACATTGGCCGCCATGTCTAAAGCCGCAATACCTAACCTGTGGCTATCAACCAGATTAACAGTCTCAAGTTCGAAGGATGACATGGTAGTGAATGAACCGCAGAAGCCCACAGCCATGAATATTGAATAGCGCGAGTCCAAATTAAAAGCAATCGAGAGCACTGAGAAGAGCCCCAAAATGAAACTGCCTAACACATTGACAATCAATACATTAACTGGCAGAACGCCTATTGTTATTGGAGATTCAACCATCCTGTAACGTAAGTATGCACCGATTATAGCACCGATTGCTAAAAGAAGAAATTCAATTCCCTTCATTGCTCAAAATCCTCATTATAGCCACTACTTGATAGGTATTTTCGAATGTTGATATTCCAAGCGTTGATCGCGCAAACCCGCCGTTTCCGTTTTGGCATTCAAGTAGAAACTGCATTGTTTGCGTAGGATATTTACTTTGTTGACCAAGCAAGCTCAGACTCATTATTCCGTGATACGTGTATTCGACGTAAGGCATAAAATTTATTGGAATTGCTGTAAAACCACCGTTAGGTTTTTCGCAGGCTCTCAGGAACATCAGAGCACTGCTGAGAGAGGTTAAGTCATAGCGCAGGTAACTTAAAGATTGAATGGCATAAAATGTAGAGGTAATGTTAGATTTGCCTTTTGAACCAAATCCGCCGTCATGTGGATTCCTAAATTTCAGAATCCAATCAGCCACCTTGCCGTCATTTGTGTGGATGTTGAAGAGGCGCGCAAGCTCAAGAGCCATGGCTATTGGTGTAAATTCAGACGAGGCTTCTGAGAAAATGTCTGTTGAGTGAATGTAGTTTGAGGGGTCACCAAGTGTAAGTATTTGTTCTTTGAGAAATTGGTCGTTATCTACCCCGCACAGCAACTTGGATTTGGTTACATAAAACAGCGAGTAAATGGTGTCAACTTCGAGTTGATCTAACCACTTAATAGTTTTTGCCTTATTAGGAAATTCTGCATCCAACCATTGTAAAATTGAAAGACCATAAAAAGTGTCTTGAGCGTTTGAGTGCCCACCTTGACAAAACGTGTATCCGCCATCATCGTTCTGTCTATCGACAACATATTTTATGACCGCCTTTGAATCTAAGCCAGTTAACCGCTGTGTCATGTTCTCACTTTCAATAGTATAGAAGCCATCAGCCTTTAGTTAAAAGGCGGTTAATCGGCGAGCCTCATCGCCTTAAACTTGAAAAATACAAAATCAGCATAATAAGGCTTCTTCTCGCGCCGCGCAAGATTTATGCTACTCATTAAAACAGTGGAAAAGGGCTAGTTCATCTTCAGTTATGCCTGCTTGGCGCAGTTTGGTGATGCATGTTTGGTATTGTTTTTGTGTAAACCTTGAGGGCTCAAGGGAAGCGCCTTTGCTTGTGAAAAGGCAGGTTTCTTTGGCAACTCTGCCTTTTTTGAGGACGAACAATTGTTTTTTGAATCGGTTGAGTGCTTGGCAGTTTTGGGTTAGCATGCCAAAGGGGGTGTTGGGGAATTGTCGGCATCCGCTGGGTCGAAACTCGTAGATTGTGCAGGTTTTGTTTTCAAGAAACGGGCAGGGGGTCTGCGTGATGTATTGGTCGTAGTTTGCTTCGTCTGCTTCCCAAAGTTTGCCTAGCTCTTCGTAGAGGGCTTTTGCTTTAGCGCAGACTTCGGGGTGTTCTTGTGGGTTTGCGTTGATTGGTCCAGCAGTCAAGAAATCATCCAGCGTGCAGCAGACGCCACATTGGTTGCAGAGAAACGGCAAATTAATTGACCAAACGCCGTTTTTGGTTTTGAATTCTAAGTGGACATAGAAGGTGTCAATCATCTTGCATTCCGAACACGATTCAACTGTTTGTTTGTTGCTTTCAACTTTTCGCTCTTAAAAATTTGTATTATCAACCAACTGCAGCTTAACGAACTTAATTACAAGCAACCCAGCAACAAAAAATACAGCAGTAAACCATACCACGGCTAATCCTAAGTATACAAAGTTGCCAGTCTGAGCAAATAAAATAATTAGTATGAATATGAAAACACTGCCTATCGCGCCTCCAGCGCCCCCAATAGCGCTATTAATCTCTTTGTTTTTTACTCTAAGCTTTGAGGCACAAACTTGGCACGTAATTGAGTTAAGGTTAGTAAGCCGTAACATTTTTCGTGCTTGAATTTTATTACCGCATTTGGGGCAATCGGTCATTTTTAACCAAGATTAAATGAGTGCCTTCGGATATTAAGTTTGAGGTTGCACCTTAAGAGCTAAAATGTACCTTATGTAATGCTTAAATAATTTCGGCTCTTGTATTTGTTCGGCTGAGAAAGTGACACTTACACAACAGAAAATTCGCTTTTTTAACACACTAACCCGTAGAAAGGAAGAGTTCAAGCCGTTGGAACAGGGCAAGGTGAAGATGTACACTTGTGGTCCAACAGTCTACGATTTTGCGCACATCGGCAACTTCCGCGCTTTCCTCTTTGAAGACTTGCTTAAACGCTGGCTGATTCAGCGCGGCTACAAGGTTACGCACGTCATGAACCTAACTGACGTGGATGATAAAACCATTAAGGGCAGCCAAAAGCAGGGTTTGCCACTTAGGCAATTTACTGATTTTTACGTGAAAGCCTTCTTTGAGGATATTAAAGCCCTAAACATCATGCCTGCAGACGTTTATCCAAAAGCAACCGACCACATACCCGAAATGGTCACAATAATCAAAACATTGATGGCTAAAGGTATCGCTTATCGAGGCGAAGACGGTTCAATCTACTATGCTGTCAGCAAGTTCCCAGACTACGGCAAACTATCCCACATAAAAGTCGGCGAACTCAAGGCAGGCGCACGAGTCAGCCAAG
Encoded proteins:
- a CDS encoding DUF190 domain-containing protein — protein: MRMKMWSVKIVFKKNDEVGGKRLQTLIMDLLQKSGVAGATVWTGVNGFGKRGKSALKLEGVTVNMPLIIEVIDEQSKLEPLLPELKHIVGDNGIVSIQDIYVV
- the crcB gene encoding fluoride efflux transporter CrcB, with protein sequence MKGIEFLLLAIGAIIGAYLRYRMVESPITIGVLPVNVLIVNVLGSFILGLFSVLSIAFNLDSRYSIFMAVGFCGSFTTMSSFELETVNLVDSHRLGIAALDMAANVGLSFVAVIGGRLLGTGMMELVLK
- a CDS encoding MFS transporter, yielding MADTKISKRTAYLAILTLGLVSMLGDIVYESGRGIAPDYLMFLGASAVMVGIVSGAGEFLGYGARLISGTLADKSKAYWVFIFAGYGLILAIPLIGLTYSLELVIVLILLERLGKALRSPPRDTVVSVIGKNVGSGKAFGIHEAIDQIGGILGPLLFAAVLFFTANNYQVAFGLLIIPYVLMMIVIAYTYRKVGKNVEAEAKNAKQERAPLTRSFWLYCLAVFLNTLGLIPVALILFSGSLILQPLGQAWIVPLLYVIVQGVDAPMALVSGHLFDKLGIKLLALPFTLSVFPILFVSLGGLAGIVAACVMFGLVLGMQESIYRAAVCAFVPLGRRGTAYGVFNTILGIGTLASGVIFGFFIESGYSATVMVVFALVLQAIAIVTLWQSNKQYFKKLPIVEI
- a CDS encoding YkgJ family cysteine cluster protein, with translation MIDTFYVHLEFKTKNGVWSINLPFLCNQCGVCCTLDDFLTAGPINANPQEHPEVCAKAKALYEELGKLWEADEANYDQYITQTPCPFLENKTCTIYEFRPSGCRQFPNTPFGMLTQNCQALNRFKKQLFVLKKGRVAKETCLFTSKGASLEPSRFTQKQYQTCITKLRQAGITEDELALFHCFNE